The Anabaena sp. PCC 7108 region GCTGGATCTTGAATATCATGACTACCTGTACACAGGTAACTTTTTTGGGAAACTACACACTGTTCACCAATGATAATTTGATCAAGGCTGTAGAAAACTACATCATCACCAATCCAACTGTAATCACCAATGGTAACTTTCCAAGGATAGGTGAAACGGACTGTCGGTCGAATTAATACACCTTGTCCAATCTTGGCTCCGAATAGTCTCAGCAGGGCGCGACGCAGTACATTTAACGGTTGGGGAGTGAGAGGAAAAGCGATCGCTTGCACCAACCACCACAATAAAACATACCAACCCGGACGACCTCGATCAAACCAGGATTGGTCATATTTACGTAAATCAACAAAGGGTGTGTCATTACCCATTACCCATTACCTCTTCAATGGCTGTTTTTTCCATTTCCTGAGACAAAGATGGGGCGGTTGATTTGGAAGTGTTGGCAGTATTTAGCTGTCCACCACAACTGCGTAATTCATAAAGTTTGACTCCAATTTGATATTCATATTGACTTAATAACCGTCCATAGATATATCCAGCTTTGCCATCTAAAAAGCCAAGCTGTACAACATAGAACAAAATAAACCTTAATAATGGTTTAAATGGCAAACGTACCCACACTGTTTTTAAGAAGCGTTTACGTTGTACTGCATCACCAAATAGATTTGCTCCAATGGTGCCACTATTCTCTTTACCTGTCAGCAAATTTAAATACACACGGGCTTCCCAATTAGAATAGCGGTTATGTCTTTCTAACCAGTGATAAAGATTGCGGAAATCTTCGTGGAGCATATCATGTTTGAGATACCCAACTTGTCCCTGTAAAATTACGTGTTCGTGAACTTCGTTATCGCCTGTGTTGGGGATATCTTCGGTATTCAGGTTTTCGTAGCGGCCTTTTTGATGTTTAAATAACCGGAGATTCCAATCAGGATATTTACCTCCGTGACGAATCCATTTACCTAAAAAGAATACACGACGATTGATATAATAACCATTACATTCATCGTTCTTAATTACTTCGGCAATTTCTGCCCAAGATTCAGGTGTAATCCGCTCATCACAATCAACAATTAGCACCCATTCATTCCGAAAAGGTAAATTTTCTAATGACCAATTTTTCTTTTTCGGCCAACTGCCATTAAATTTAAATTGTACGACTTTAGCCCCGTAACTTTCAGCAATTTCAATACTTTTATCACTACTTTGGGAATCGACTAAAAAAACTTCATCAGCTACTGCCAGACTAGTTAAACAAGCTGGTAAGTTAGATTCTTCGTTTTTTGCGGGAATGAGTACGGAAACTGGTATTTTAGATGACATAATAATTTTTACTTTAATTTATTTTTTGTTACCTGTAAAAAGAAGTCCTTGAATGGCTGCATTTAAGTAACCAATCTGACCATAAGCATAGACTAGTTTATCAAATCTTTCGGCTGGATCAGTAATATATTGTAATGATTTATATAAGCCACGTACAAACTTTTCACTGCCTCGTTGTAGTTGGCCAATACCAGCTTTACCCGCGAGTTGTTCCCGATAGCATTCACTAATACCTTGCCACCAACCCCGGTTTAAAAACCAGGATGGTTTTAGCCTTTCTGGGGCAACATTGTGAGCCACTAAAGCTTGGGGAAGATAAGCGACTTGCCAACCACCCTGAAGGGCAAATTCTGTCATTTGTAGTTCTTCATTAGATAAGAGGTTTTTGCCGACTCGTCCCAGTTGAGGGTCAAAACCGCCGATATCTTCGAGAAAACTGCGCCGAATGGAGTAATTTAAGCCTCTAGGGGTGGAACCAGGTTGTTGAATGTAGACTATGCTGTCTCCTAAATCGTAGGCTCCCAAGTTGGCAGCTAGTCCGGGAGATATCCACTTTGGCGGTTCAATGTTTGCAGGCCAGATGAGAGTAACTTTACCACCTGCGATCGCTATGTTGGGATTATTTTCATAGGCAGAAGATAAAACTTGCAACCATTGGGGACTAGCGACTGCATCATCATCTAAATAAGCGATAATGTCTGCGCTGGTAGCCTTAGCACCTGTGTTACGAGCTACTGATAAGCCCAGGGTAGGTTCAAAAATGTACTTGAGGCGGGTATCAGCCGCTCTTTGTTCGACAACTTCACGAGTGCGATCGCTAGATCCATTATCCACTACTACAATTTCAAAGTTAGTAGTAAAGTCCTGCGCCAATAGACTGTCAATCGCTGCACCTAAATAGGTATCTCGATTGTGAGTACAGATGATGGCAGAGATTTGTAAGTCCGGCATGGGATTGATGACTCTGGTTTTTAAATTTGGAATTTAGTTAAAAATATCCAATTCAACTTTTGCTTACTGGTTGTTAATCTACCCTATAAAGTACTTATTTACCAACCCAATTTTTCCAAAAATCATTTTTTGGTAACAAGTTTCATGAAAAAATTGTCACCTCTTTATCAATACTTTACACTTGTTTAATATGACTGTGTAAAGCCACAAGTGTTTCTGCTAAATGACTCAGCCGAGTTTCTAAATGTTGTTTGCGCCCAAACAGTTGACGTAATTTTTGATATCGA contains the following coding sequences:
- a CDS encoding glycosyltransferase family 2 protein codes for the protein MPDLQISAIICTHNRDTYLGAAIDSLLAQDFTTNFEIVVVDNGSSDRTREVVEQRAADTRLKYIFEPTLGLSVARNTGAKATSADIIAYLDDDAVASPQWLQVLSSAYENNPNIAIAGGKVTLIWPANIEPPKWISPGLAANLGAYDLGDSIVYIQQPGSTPRGLNYSIRRSFLEDIGGFDPQLGRVGKNLLSNEELQMTEFALQGGWQVAYLPQALVAHNVAPERLKPSWFLNRGWWQGISECYREQLAGKAGIGQLQRGSEKFVRGLYKSLQYITDPAERFDKLVYAYGQIGYLNAAIQGLLFTGNKK
- a CDS encoding glycosyltransferase family 2 protein, translating into MSSKIPVSVLIPAKNEESNLPACLTSLAVADEVFLVDSQSSDKSIEIAESYGAKVVQFKFNGSWPKKKNWSLENLPFRNEWVLIVDCDERITPESWAEIAEVIKNDECNGYYINRRVFFLGKWIRHGGKYPDWNLRLFKHQKGRYENLNTEDIPNTGDNEVHEHVILQGQVGYLKHDMLHEDFRNLYHWLERHNRYSNWEARVYLNLLTGKENSGTIGANLFGDAVQRKRFLKTVWVRLPFKPLLRFILFYVVQLGFLDGKAGYIYGRLLSQYEYQIGVKLYELRSCGGQLNTANTSKSTAPSLSQEMEKTAIEEVMGNG
- the hpsU gene encoding hormogonium polysaccharide biosynthesis acetyltransferase HpsU yields the protein MGNDTPFVDLRKYDQSWFDRGRPGWYVLLWWLVQAIAFPLTPQPLNVLRRALLRLFGAKIGQGVLIRPTVRFTYPWKVTIGDYSWIGDDVVFYSLDQIIIGEQCVVSQKSYLCTGSHDIQDPAFGLKTASITIGNGAWVAADCFVAPGIEIGDNAVIGARSSVFTNMPANQVCWGSPCRPHHQRIIHNELL